Proteins found in one Mesorhizobium sp. CAU 1732 genomic segment:
- a CDS encoding aldehyde dehydrogenase family protein produces the protein MTVHQNFIAGQWTNSGEAADNINPSDTRDVVGVYVRGSRQDAEAAIAAAKQASKSWSRSSIQLRHDILQKVSTELLARREELGRLLAREEGKTLGEAIGEVVRAGQIFGFFAGETLRLSGEKLPSVRPGVEVDITREPVGVVGIITPWNFPIAIPAWKIAPALAYGNCVVFKPADLVPGSAWALADIIIRSGIPDGVFNLVMGRGSVVGDAFLTSRDVHAISFTGSVTTGKKVAASSVEHMRKFQLELGGKNPLVILDDADLQTAVECAANGAFFSTGQRCTASSRLIVTDKIHDSFVEALKARLSTLVVDDALKDGTHIGPVVDQSQLDQDLSYIAIGKDEGAKLAWGGSRLERGTPGYYLEPALFTETTPQMRINREEIFGPVASVIRVKDYDEALALANDTEFGLTVGICTTSLKHASHFKRNAESGMVMVNLPTAGVDYHVPFGGRKGSSYGPREQGRYAAEFYTTVKTSYTLP, from the coding sequence ATGACCGTGCATCAGAATTTTATCGCCGGGCAATGGACGAACTCGGGCGAGGCTGCAGACAACATCAATCCGTCGGACACCCGAGACGTCGTCGGTGTCTATGTCCGTGGGTCTCGACAGGACGCCGAAGCCGCCATCGCTGCGGCCAAACAGGCGTCCAAGTCCTGGTCGCGGTCCAGCATCCAGCTCCGACACGACATCCTGCAAAAGGTTTCGACAGAGTTGTTGGCCCGCAGGGAGGAACTGGGCAGGTTGCTGGCGCGAGAAGAAGGCAAGACGCTGGGCGAAGCCATCGGTGAGGTCGTCCGAGCGGGCCAGATATTCGGCTTCTTCGCGGGCGAAACCCTGCGCCTGTCCGGCGAGAAGCTGCCTTCCGTTCGCCCGGGTGTCGAGGTTGACATAACACGCGAACCGGTAGGCGTCGTGGGCATCATCACGCCCTGGAATTTTCCGATCGCGATCCCTGCCTGGAAGATCGCACCGGCGCTTGCCTATGGAAACTGCGTTGTCTTCAAACCCGCCGACCTGGTACCCGGGTCAGCTTGGGCGCTTGCCGACATCATCATTCGCTCTGGTATTCCCGACGGGGTCTTCAACCTGGTCATGGGCCGCGGTTCAGTCGTTGGCGATGCTTTTCTCACCAGCCGCGATGTGCACGCGATCAGTTTCACTGGCTCCGTCACGACGGGCAAGAAGGTCGCCGCCAGCAGCGTCGAACACATGCGCAAGTTCCAGTTGGAACTCGGCGGAAAGAATCCGCTCGTCATCCTTGACGATGCGGATCTCCAGACCGCTGTCGAGTGTGCCGCGAACGGCGCCTTCTTCTCTACCGGTCAGCGTTGCACTGCCTCGTCCCGCCTGATCGTAACGGACAAGATCCACGACTCCTTCGTCGAAGCGCTCAAGGCGCGGCTGAGCACGCTTGTCGTCGATGACGCGCTCAAGGATGGAACGCATATCGGGCCCGTCGTGGATCAAAGTCAGCTCGACCAAGACCTGTCCTACATCGCGATCGGCAAGGATGAGGGGGCCAAACTTGCATGGGGCGGCTCTCGGCTGGAGCGGGGGACGCCAGGCTACTACCTGGAGCCAGCGCTATTCACTGAAACGACGCCTCAGATGCGCATCAACCGTGAAGAGATCTTTGGTCCGGTCGCCTCGGTCATTCGGGTCAAAGACTATGATGAGGCGCTGGCGCTTGCCAACGACACCGAATTCGGGCTTACGGTGGGAATCTGCACGACGAGTCTCAAACACGCCAGCCACTTTAAGCGCAACGCCGAATCCGGGATGGTGATGGTCAACCTGCCGACCGCCGGAGTGGATTATCACGTGCCCTTTGGTGGGCGGAAAGGCTCATCCTACGGACCACGCGAACAGGGCCGCTATGCTGCGGAGTTCTACACCACGGTGAAGACCTCCTACACGTTGCCCTAA
- a CDS encoding TRAP transporter substrate-binding protein gives MKVLLLTAALVGGLLAAAPAMAQNPRLGYVPVEDHPVGEASRHFAKLVEEKTGGRIKIDTFGNGVLGNEPEMQASVQAGFIDIMVGPTPNLVGVVPQFMIYDLPFFYKDFAAVDAVMDGAVGEQLFAQLKEKTGIEGLAWWDNGFRHMTNGIRPVNTVEDMAGLNIRVIPNPLFLATWSALGTNPTPLPWPELYSALENRAVDAQETPYALIYTARFYEVQSHLAKTGHVYTPFVLLASQKWFGSLSEEDKAHVMEAGKESAAFQRDLSRKAAEDLEAELEARGFKITRPTPEAIAAMSERVAPVVTEYSEKIGIDLVEQARAAMAATAKP, from the coding sequence ATGAAAGTACTGCTTCTAACTGCGGCACTTGTTGGAGGGCTCCTGGCGGCCGCTCCAGCGATGGCTCAGAATCCGCGCCTGGGCTACGTACCTGTGGAAGATCATCCGGTTGGAGAGGCTTCGCGCCATTTTGCGAAGCTGGTGGAAGAAAAGACCGGCGGGCGCATCAAGATCGATACCTTCGGCAACGGCGTGCTCGGCAACGAGCCCGAAATGCAGGCGTCGGTCCAGGCTGGTTTCATCGACATCATGGTTGGCCCGACGCCAAACCTGGTCGGCGTCGTTCCGCAATTCATGATCTACGACCTTCCGTTCTTCTATAAAGACTTCGCCGCCGTGGATGCCGTCATGGACGGCGCGGTCGGCGAGCAGCTGTTTGCACAGTTGAAGGAGAAGACCGGCATCGAGGGGCTCGCGTGGTGGGACAACGGGTTCCGCCACATGACCAACGGAATTCGTCCCGTCAACACCGTAGAGGATATGGCAGGGCTCAACATCCGGGTCATCCCTAACCCATTGTTCCTTGCGACCTGGTCGGCTTTGGGAACCAATCCGACGCCGCTTCCCTGGCCTGAGCTTTACAGCGCGCTTGAAAATCGCGCCGTCGATGCTCAGGAGACACCATACGCTCTCATCTATACCGCGAGGTTCTATGAGGTGCAGAGCCATCTGGCCAAGACGGGCCATGTCTATACGCCGTTCGTCCTCCTCGCCAGCCAGAAGTGGTTTGGAAGCCTCTCCGAGGAAGACAAGGCACACGTCATGGAAGCGGGAAAGGAATCGGCAGCCTTCCAACGGGATCTTTCCCGCAAGGCGGCAGAGGATCTGGAGGCGGAGCTCGAAGCGAGGGGGTTCAAGATTACCCGACCCACGCCTGAAGCGATCGCAGCCATGAGCGAACGCGTTGCGCCTGTCGTGACGGAGTACAGCGAGAAGATCGGCATCGATCTGGTCGAGCAGGCCCGGGCTGCTATGGCCGCGACTGCCAAGCCGTAA
- a CDS encoding cupin domain-containing protein, translating to MNLWKGALAIVAALAIGGVAVTGAIAQTVNAWTPKPVAAAPYKAPHKPRTTIADVRAKIAPPNQSKTWRVPVVEDKHLRAAWHQLAVFDSTPTLRVADHQTAFIVWEGQIEVTIQGVEPFVATKGFMVRVPYRRAFSMKNVGTVPSLHFEIFNADATILYEESSATLPKPPSRMNWYLSRLDAPDSLTRQPQPIFYDFLASPAAGAFVSDDRMFVNRIRGQARNCDPQPATSIGHFHADYAEFWFIMEGQISYNIEGVPFFVSEPGDIVYVPAGRWHSAANHCPGFDTRIAINGYPGGSHHWPVNNQPPTPPISGKGYLD from the coding sequence ATGAATTTATGGAAAGGCGCATTGGCCATTGTGGCCGCGCTGGCGATCGGGGGGGTAGCGGTTACCGGAGCTATCGCGCAGACGGTGAATGCCTGGACGCCGAAGCCGGTAGCGGCGGCGCCATACAAGGCCCCGCATAAGCCGCGTACGACGATTGCCGACGTGCGTGCCAAAATCGCACCCCCAAATCAGTCCAAGACCTGGCGTGTACCGGTCGTCGAAGACAAGCACCTGAGGGCTGCATGGCACCAGTTGGCGGTGTTCGATTCCACGCCGACCTTGCGAGTGGCGGATCACCAAACCGCCTTCATTGTCTGGGAGGGGCAGATTGAAGTCACTATCCAGGGTGTCGAGCCGTTTGTCGCCACCAAGGGCTTTATGGTCCGGGTTCCGTACCGCCGGGCGTTTTCAATGAAGAACGTGGGTACGGTGCCGTCACTGCACTTCGAGATATTCAATGCAGACGCCACCATTCTTTACGAGGAAAGCTCGGCAACATTGCCGAAACCGCCGTCGAGGATGAATTGGTACCTGAGCCGGCTTGATGCCCCCGATAGCTTGACGCGACAGCCTCAGCCTATTTTCTACGACTTCCTTGCTTCGCCCGCAGCCGGCGCATTCGTAAGTGATGATCGCATGTTCGTTAACCGCATCCGCGGCCAGGCGCGCAATTGCGACCCTCAGCCCGCCACAAGCATCGGACATTTCCACGCCGACTATGCTGAATTCTGGTTCATCATGGAAGGTCAGATCAGCTACAACATCGAAGGCGTGCCCTTCTTCGTCTCGGAACCCGGCGATATTGTCTATGTCCCGGCCGGCCGCTGGCATTCGGCGGCGAACCATTGTCCGGGATTCGACACGCGGATTGCCATCAACGGCTATCCTGGCGGATCGCATCACTGGCCGGTTAACAACCAGCCCCCAACGCCCCCGATCTCGGGCAAGGGATACCTGGATTGA
- a CDS encoding 2-hydroxyacid dehydrogenase codes for MLGTHFNLVEIPDCDLQGHLSPEVRASIRGVACRARIDRQFIDALPNLEIIASYGVGYDAVDAAYARSKNIIVTNTPDVLNEEVADLTLGLLISVVREIPQAAAFVREGRWKASDYPLSRLTLRNRKVGIYGMGRIGRCIARRIEAFGLPIAYHSRRPAEGVVYDYFPSLLELAGAVDVLISIVPGDASTAKSVNAEVLSALGPEGVFINVGRGTVVDEDALVSALRTGVIAAAGLDVLADEPNVSDDLLALDNLTILPHIGSASVSTRTAMADLVARNVIAWFQSGAAITPVP; via the coding sequence ATGCTCGGAACGCATTTCAACCTGGTCGAAATCCCTGACTGCGACCTGCAGGGCCACCTGTCCCCAGAGGTCCGGGCTTCAATTCGTGGCGTAGCCTGTCGCGCCAGAATCGATCGGCAGTTCATAGACGCCCTTCCCAACCTTGAGATCATCGCCAGCTACGGCGTCGGCTACGACGCGGTGGATGCTGCCTATGCGCGCAGCAAGAATATCATCGTCACGAACACCCCTGATGTCCTCAACGAGGAGGTCGCCGACCTCACGCTGGGGCTCCTTATCAGCGTCGTCCGGGAGATACCCCAAGCAGCAGCCTTCGTTCGCGAGGGGCGGTGGAAGGCGTCGGACTATCCGCTCAGCCGTCTGACGCTTCGCAACCGCAAGGTCGGCATTTACGGAATGGGGCGGATCGGCCGCTGCATCGCCCGGCGGATCGAAGCATTCGGTCTGCCCATCGCCTATCACAGCCGGCGGCCCGCGGAAGGGGTCGTGTACGACTACTTTCCTTCACTGCTGGAACTTGCAGGTGCCGTCGATGTGCTCATCTCCATCGTTCCGGGGGACGCGTCGACCGCAAAGAGCGTGAATGCCGAGGTGCTGTCCGCCCTCGGGCCCGAGGGCGTGTTCATCAATGTCGGCCGTGGAACCGTCGTGGACGAGGATGCCCTGGTCAGCGCCCTGCGCACAGGGGTCATTGCTGCAGCCGGTCTCGACGTGCTCGCGGATGAACCGAATGTCTCCGACGATCTTCTGGCGCTCGATAACCTGACGATCCTGCCGCACATCGGATCCGCATCGGTCAGTACGCGCACCGCTATGGCCGACCTCGTGGCCCGGAACGTGATCGCCTGGTTCCAGAGTGGAGCGGCGATCACGCCCGTACCCTAG
- a CDS encoding iron-containing alcohol dehydrogenase, producing MHTITYLTNISFGLGASESLAEILRELGVLRPLVISDHGIKTAGLLERPSFAFLKTAPVFLDVPTNPTESAVAAGLELYRQGGCDGVVAIGGGSPIDLAKGVALLATHDGELEGYAAILGGVARITSAVAPLVAIPTTAGTGSEVGRAALITLDDGRKLGFISPFLIPRRAVCDPALTMGLPPALTASTGLDALSHCIETYLSPRYNPPAEAIATDGFQRIWQALPVAYADGANAEARTELMMGALEGGMTFQKGLGAVHALSHALGGLKEAKLHHGTLNAILMPTVLRWNVEIEAVARKVSHLESLAGLEGTTLADALDDLNRRLGITPRLSELGVTRQVIDWVCERALADHSHPTNPRPLTKEDYAAILEAVF from the coding sequence GTGCATACTATAACCTACCTTACAAACATCAGCTTCGGGCTTGGAGCGTCCGAGTCATTGGCAGAAATACTGCGCGAACTCGGCGTATTGCGCCCTTTGGTAATCAGCGATCACGGCATCAAAACTGCTGGTCTTCTTGAGCGCCCGAGCTTCGCGTTCCTGAAAACGGCGCCGGTCTTCCTGGACGTACCCACCAACCCGACGGAGAGCGCAGTTGCTGCTGGCCTTGAGCTGTACAGGCAAGGCGGCTGCGATGGCGTAGTGGCGATCGGCGGGGGCTCTCCGATCGATTTGGCCAAGGGCGTGGCGCTGCTGGCCACGCACGATGGTGAACTCGAGGGTTACGCAGCGATTCTGGGCGGTGTGGCACGCATCACCAGCGCGGTGGCTCCGCTCGTGGCCATCCCGACAACGGCTGGTACCGGGTCCGAAGTCGGACGCGCGGCATTGATCACGCTGGATGACGGCCGCAAGCTCGGATTCATCAGCCCGTTCCTCATCCCCCGCAGGGCGGTTTGCGACCCGGCCCTGACAATGGGGCTCCCCCCCGCCCTGACGGCCTCGACAGGTCTTGACGCACTGTCGCATTGCATCGAGACGTACCTTTCCCCCCGCTATAATCCGCCTGCCGAGGCGATCGCCACCGATGGCTTCCAGCGCATCTGGCAGGCTTTGCCTGTCGCCTACGCGGATGGCGCGAACGCGGAGGCGCGGACCGAACTGATGATGGGTGCCCTCGAAGGGGGCATGACGTTCCAGAAGGGTCTCGGCGCCGTCCATGCCCTCAGCCATGCACTGGGCGGCCTCAAGGAGGCCAAGCTTCATCATGGGACTCTCAACGCCATCCTGATGCCGACCGTCCTTCGGTGGAACGTGGAAATTGAAGCCGTGGCCAGGAAGGTCAGCCACCTCGAGAGCCTGGCCGGACTTGAAGGGACGACGCTCGCGGACGCGCTGGACGACTTGAACCGTCGGTTAGGCATTACGCCCAGACTGTCCGAACTGGGCGTGACCCGGCAGGTCATCGATTGGGTGTGTGAGCGAGCCCTTGCAGACCACAGCCATCCCACCAATCCTCGCCCGCTGACCAAGGAAGACTACGCCGCGATCCTTGAGGCCGTCTTCTAG
- a CDS encoding SDR family oxidoreductase, translated as MRPIVIVTGASHGIGAATARLFAAEGYDVCINYLSDTTAASEVVEACKAAGARAIAVQGDVGKREDIQALFSACDDELGRVTCLVNNAGIIGKAGKIEELQPAVLETAFRINVFGVMYCIQEAAKRMSTRKGGQGGTIVNMSSLAAFLGSPNEYVHYAATKGAVESITFGAGKELAPEGIRVNAIRVGTTNTRIHTQGGNPERPARIAAATPMGRIAEPDDIARAALMLASPGSGFMTGTLITVAGGL; from the coding sequence GTGAGACCGATTGTGATCGTAACGGGCGCGAGCCACGGCATCGGTGCCGCAACGGCTCGGCTGTTCGCCGCCGAAGGCTACGATGTCTGCATAAACTACCTCTCGGACACCACCGCTGCGTCCGAAGTCGTCGAGGCCTGCAAGGCCGCGGGCGCCCGCGCCATCGCGGTGCAGGGAGACGTGGGCAAGAGGGAGGACATTCAGGCTCTGTTCAGCGCCTGCGACGATGAACTTGGGCGAGTAACCTGCCTGGTCAACAATGCCGGGATCATCGGGAAAGCCGGAAAGATAGAAGAGTTGCAGCCTGCGGTGCTGGAAACCGCCTTCAGGATCAACGTCTTCGGCGTCATGTACTGTATTCAGGAGGCCGCGAAACGCATGTCCACCCGCAAGGGTGGCCAGGGCGGGACGATCGTGAACATGTCGTCGCTGGCCGCATTCCTCGGCAGTCCCAACGAATATGTCCACTATGCCGCCACCAAGGGGGCAGTGGAATCCATCACATTCGGCGCCGGCAAGGAGCTGGCGCCGGAGGGCATCCGCGTGAATGCCATACGTGTCGGGACCACCAACACGCGGATACACACGCAGGGCGGAAATCCCGAGCGGCCGGCCAGGATCGCGGCGGCGACCCCCATGGGGCGCATCGCGGAGCCTGACGACATCGCGCGCGCAGCGCTGATGCTTGCGTCTCCCGGTTCCGGGTTCATGACAGGCACCCTGATCACGGTGGCCGGAGGGCTGTGA
- a CDS encoding A24 family peptidase: MKLLRARGRSTAAVAAALAAGTVPALIGGPAFFVASMLALCCLAAAIAVHDLATMLIPDRYTLGILLVGFAEWLFASGDPEVLAVRAGGALLLGGALWLFDMFYERLRGQTGLGMGDIKLLGASALLVGIPGTGVQIMLAASAALIFIALRGMRLRRPLRAVAKVPFGTFLAPALVIVWAWLPAAW; the protein is encoded by the coding sequence ATGAAGCTTCTGAGGGCACGGGGGCGGTCTACCGCAGCCGTCGCAGCCGCGCTCGCCGCCGGTACCGTGCCCGCTCTCATCGGAGGCCCCGCATTCTTCGTCGCGTCGATGCTTGCGCTATGCTGTCTCGCCGCGGCGATCGCGGTCCACGATCTCGCGACGATGCTCATACCCGACCGCTACACGCTTGGCATCCTTCTTGTCGGGTTTGCCGAGTGGCTGTTCGCGTCGGGAGACCCCGAGGTACTCGCCGTGCGGGCCGGCGGCGCTCTGCTGCTGGGAGGGGCGCTGTGGCTGTTCGATATGTTTTACGAGCGCCTGCGCGGGCAGACCGGGCTCGGGATGGGCGATATCAAGCTGCTTGGGGCATCAGCACTGCTCGTCGGGATTCCCGGGACCGGCGTTCAGATCATGCTTGCCGCATCGGCCGCGCTGATTTTCATCGCGTTGCGGGGGATGCGCCTGCGCAGACCGTTGCGTGCCGTGGCGAAGGTTCCGTTCGGCACCTTCCTCGCGCCGGCACTGGTCATCGTCTGGGCGTGGCTGCCGGCCGCATGGTGA
- the gspD gene encoding type II secretion system secretin GspD, whose translation MRVGRQGGAPNAYAVWVRRCLAACALAAVTACTSTSDYLEDAAGRPDPLDKVSNADLSARKPSGGGFLSNLGFGRGQNNRQGEVYYGYQQKLTAGERRSLERLSGEEFEVNLEDAEVKVAARTVLGEVLGISYSIDPRVAGSVSITTSKPTPAAEILTMLETALRSNGVAMVRESDRLRLVPAAEAFGTAELDQGTTIQPGYAVTVLPLQNVSASTILPLLENFVARPGMVREDPSRNALIFQGTAAERTAAIEAARSFDQDWLADQSVGIFPVHNSSAATMMPELNRVLDIGEGGRGRNTIRVQPVERSNSILVVAKTRNQLQRAASWIQRLDRIDAAASNLRVYKVQHLQARRLASMVNEIFNGSSASSASEEPASQFPPGSQADGQNQGADGWQSADATPDQSMADETPIAGGAENANLSRGGVRITANPENNTILIFARPDQQRVIEQAITALDRPQEQVAIEATIAEVTLTNDLRYGVQFFLTSNDLGLGGNKGSMGLFKEAGAAVLSRTLPGFNLLLGPETEPRVVLDALRGITEVKVLSSPSIVVLDNKPAVLQVGDEIPIVTRTAQSVTDPDAPIVNNVEFRNTGVILKVLPRITGNGTINLVVEQEISSVQRSQAQSLTPTISQRKVSSTVSVTSGQTVMLGGLISERQQRGRDGLPVLGDLPLIGDAFRSNQNSGARTELIILIRPQVIRDSLDAQHVAEQMRSQLRLMNEPSLNVPLQRPAKTIIE comes from the coding sequence GTGAGGGTAGGTCGGCAGGGCGGCGCTCCAAATGCCTATGCCGTGTGGGTTCGCAGATGTTTGGCGGCCTGCGCTCTGGCGGCCGTGACCGCGTGTACCTCCACCAGTGACTATCTCGAAGATGCTGCCGGCCGGCCGGATCCTCTGGACAAGGTCTCGAACGCAGATCTGAGTGCGCGCAAGCCGTCCGGCGGCGGCTTCCTGTCGAACCTCGGCTTTGGCCGCGGGCAGAACAATCGGCAGGGTGAGGTATACTACGGCTATCAACAGAAGCTGACTGCTGGCGAGCGCAGATCGCTTGAGCGGCTGAGCGGCGAAGAGTTCGAAGTCAATCTCGAGGACGCAGAGGTCAAGGTTGCGGCCCGTACCGTTCTGGGGGAGGTGCTGGGAATCAGCTACTCGATCGATCCCAGGGTCGCGGGCAGTGTTTCGATCACGACGTCGAAGCCTACGCCGGCCGCGGAAATCCTGACCATGCTCGAAACCGCGCTGCGCAGCAACGGCGTGGCCATGGTGCGCGAAAGCGACCGTCTGCGGCTTGTGCCCGCGGCTGAAGCGTTCGGAACCGCCGAACTCGACCAGGGCACAACCATCCAGCCCGGCTACGCCGTCACGGTGCTTCCCCTGCAAAACGTTTCCGCCAGCACGATCCTGCCGCTGCTCGAAAACTTCGTCGCCCGTCCCGGCATGGTGCGCGAGGATCCCAGCCGCAACGCGCTGATCTTCCAGGGGACGGCGGCGGAGCGGACCGCGGCGATCGAAGCAGCGCGCTCATTCGACCAGGATTGGCTGGCGGACCAGTCGGTCGGTATTTTCCCCGTCCACAATTCCAGCGCGGCCACCATGATGCCGGAGCTGAACCGCGTGCTCGACATCGGGGAGGGCGGTCGCGGGCGCAACACGATCAGGGTCCAGCCTGTCGAGCGCAGCAATTCGATTCTGGTGGTGGCGAAGACGCGCAACCAGTTGCAGCGCGCGGCAAGCTGGATCCAGCGGCTCGACCGGATCGACGCGGCTGCCTCCAATTTGCGGGTGTACAAGGTCCAGCACCTGCAGGCACGGCGCCTTGCATCGATGGTCAACGAGATATTCAACGGCTCCTCAGCATCGTCGGCTTCGGAAGAGCCGGCCTCGCAGTTTCCGCCCGGCTCGCAGGCTGACGGCCAGAATCAGGGCGCAGACGGTTGGCAGTCGGCCGATGCGACGCCGGATCAGAGCATGGCGGATGAAACGCCGATCGCGGGCGGGGCGGAAAACGCGAACTTGTCCCGAGGCGGCGTGCGCATCACCGCGAACCCGGAAAACAACACCATTCTCATCTTCGCGCGACCCGACCAGCAACGGGTGATCGAACAGGCGATCACGGCGCTCGATCGTCCTCAAGAGCAGGTCGCTATCGAAGCGACGATCGCCGAGGTGACACTGACCAACGACTTGCGCTACGGCGTGCAGTTCTTCCTGACGTCCAACGATCTCGGCCTGGGCGGCAACAAAGGATCGATGGGCTTGTTCAAGGAAGCCGGCGCGGCCGTGCTTTCGCGAACGCTTCCCGGCTTCAACCTGCTGCTTGGCCCCGAAACCGAGCCGCGCGTCGTCCTCGACGCCCTGCGTGGTATCACCGAGGTGAAGGTGCTGTCGTCGCCGTCGATCGTCGTCCTCGACAACAAGCCGGCGGTGCTGCAGGTCGGTGACGAGATCCCGATCGTGACGCGCACTGCGCAGTCGGTGACCGATCCGGATGCGCCGATCGTCAACAATGTCGAGTTCCGCAACACCGGCGTTATCCTGAAGGTCCTCCCGCGCATCACGGGCAACGGCACGATCAACCTGGTCGTCGAGCAGGAGATCAGCTCCGTCCAGCGAAGCCAGGCGCAGTCTCTGACGCCGACAATATCGCAACGAAAGGTCAGCTCGACCGTTTCGGTGACCAGCGGCCAGACCGTCATGCTCGGCGGCCTGATCAGCGAACGCCAGCAGCGCGGCCGTGACGGCCTGCCGGTTCTCGGCGACCTTCCGCTGATCGGCGACGCGTTTCGGTCCAACCAGAATTCCGGGGCGCGCACCGAACTCATCATCCTGATCCGGCCACAGGTCATCCGTGACAGCCTGGATGCGCAACATGTGGCTGAGCAGATGCGGTCGCAATTGCGGCTGATGAACGAACCGTCCCTGAACGTCCCGCTGCAGCGGCCGGCCAAGACGATCATCGAATGA
- a CDS encoding TRAP transporter large permease subunit: MSGLVFLGSLLGAIGIGIPISFALMLSAVALMLMMGNLDAQILAQRLVNGADSYPLMAIPFFLIAGELMNAGGLSRRIVTMALALVGHLRGGLGYVVIGTGLVMASLSGSAIADTATLAVMLIPLLRDAGYNMDRATGLIAATGIIAPVIPPSVGFIILGVTANISIIGLFMAGIVPGIMMGLSLVVAWWFVAKKETAAVQPKLPRRDIPKAIMTAGWALMLPVIILAGLRFGLFTPTEAGVVAAAYALFVGLVVYRELTPRLLYHALLDAGRMTAVIMLLVAASMVTGFMMTITNLPGQLISLLAPFIDMPILLMGMIVLAIFIIGMVLDFAPSITILVPILMPLVIAAGIDPVYFGVMFIMTAAIGMITPPVGTVLNTVCGISQVSMGSALKGVWPFLLAQMSLIVLLVLFPALVTVPASWFH, from the coding sequence GTGAGCGGCTTGGTATTTCTCGGTTCCCTACTTGGTGCGATCGGCATCGGGATACCCATCAGCTTCGCCCTCATGCTGTCGGCGGTCGCGCTGATGCTGATGATGGGCAATCTGGATGCGCAAATCCTGGCCCAACGTCTGGTCAATGGCGCGGACAGCTATCCGCTGATGGCGATCCCGTTCTTTCTCATTGCCGGCGAGCTCATGAACGCCGGTGGCCTCTCCCGCCGCATCGTGACGATGGCCCTGGCGCTCGTCGGTCACCTGCGTGGCGGCCTCGGTTACGTGGTCATCGGCACGGGCCTGGTGATGGCCAGCCTCTCCGGATCCGCCATCGCCGATACGGCGACGCTGGCGGTCATGCTGATCCCCCTTTTGCGGGATGCGGGCTACAACATGGATCGAGCCACAGGCTTGATCGCGGCGACAGGCATTATCGCCCCTGTGATCCCGCCCTCTGTCGGATTCATCATCCTGGGTGTCACCGCAAACATTTCCATCATCGGCCTGTTCATGGCCGGAATCGTGCCAGGGATCATGATGGGGCTGAGCCTCGTGGTGGCTTGGTGGTTCGTCGCGAAAAAGGAAACGGCGGCGGTCCAGCCCAAACTTCCGCGAAGGGACATCCCGAAAGCCATCATGACCGCCGGTTGGGCGTTGATGCTGCCGGTGATTATCCTGGCCGGACTGCGGTTTGGCCTCTTCACCCCCACGGAGGCCGGCGTCGTTGCCGCCGCCTATGCTCTGTTCGTGGGGCTGGTTGTGTATCGGGAGCTGACGCCGCGGCTGCTCTATCACGCACTGCTCGACGCCGGTCGCATGACAGCGGTGATCATGCTGCTGGTGGCAGCCTCTATGGTGACCGGCTTCATGATGACCATTACCAATCTGCCCGGCCAGCTCATCAGTCTTCTTGCTCCATTTATCGATATGCCGATCCTGCTGATGGGCATGATCGTTCTGGCGATCTTTATCATCGGCATGGTGCTCGATTTCGCACCTTCGATCACTATCCTGGTGCCAATCCTTATGCCGCTCGTCATCGCGGCCGGGATCGACCCGGTCTATTTCGGGGTCATGTTCATCATGACTGCCGCCATCGGCATGATCACGCCCCCTGTAGGAACGGTCCTCAATACGGTGTGCGGGATCAGCCAAGTTTCGATGGGATCGGCTCTGAAGGGGGTTTGGCCTTTCCTTCTGGCCCAGATGTCTCTCATCGTGCTGCTGGTGCTGTTCCCGGCATTGGTCACCGTGCCAGCGTCCTGGTTCCATTGA
- a CDS encoding TRAP transporter small permease, with amino-acid sequence MPTPLKWLFKLFDALVVIGMAVMSVLIFTNVVLRYGFSSGISYSVEISRVILVWIIFLGAVVGLAKGAHLSVDALVARLPQRARFACFLASYGLMLWCCWLLAKGSWALTRIEWGNITPLTGLPVGLTYAAGLVAALMMALVLLLELWRGLRGTLPSTWAGAKSDEAPLAVSPAITQEKLQ; translated from the coding sequence ATGCCCACCCCGCTAAAGTGGCTTTTCAAGCTTTTTGACGCCCTTGTCGTCATCGGCATGGCCGTCATGAGCGTCCTGATCTTTACTAATGTCGTGCTGCGGTATGGCTTCAGCTCAGGCATTTCGTATTCCGTTGAAATCTCCCGTGTGATCCTCGTCTGGATCATCTTCCTGGGAGCCGTCGTGGGCCTTGCCAAGGGCGCGCATCTCAGCGTGGACGCGCTGGTCGCGCGGTTGCCTCAAAGGGCGCGCTTCGCCTGCTTTCTTGCTTCATACGGCCTGATGCTTTGGTGCTGCTGGCTCCTCGCAAAGGGTAGCTGGGCACTTACCCGCATCGAATGGGGCAATATCACTCCACTGACGGGACTTCCCGTCGGCCTCACTTACGCCGCGGGGCTCGTCGCTGCCCTCATGATGGCTCTGGTTCTCCTTCTTGAGCTGTGGCGCGGGCTGCGCGGCACCCTGCCCAGCACATGGGCGGGAGCAAAGTCCGATGAGGCCCCACTGGCCGTAAGCCCCGCTATAACTCAGGAGAAACTTCAGTGA